The sequence TTAATAATTGGCTTTATATAATCATTAAGTTCTTTAATATCAGTTTTACTTACCCAAGGGCCAACCATTTCCTCTCCAAACATTGATGTTGCAAAATTTTCAGCAATGCCCTCACTTATCATCATATCCGCTAATGTAACATTCATACTCCATTTTTCAAACTGCCAGCGAACATTATGATTGCACTCATGTGCCAAAGCTGCTGGTATCCTACTTATAGTATACTCGTTTGGAACGAGTCCCACAAAAATATACCCAGGAATTCCTCCATCTCCAGCGTAACCATCGCTATTAGATATATATGGGCTTTGAGGATTTGCAAGAGTAAGTGAAAATTTATAATCCTTTACTGGCAATTCATATCCTAGCTTTGTAAAGCGTTCTAAGGAATCTTTAATAGTCTTTTCGCAACTTCTCCATAAATTATCATCTGATATTAAATCTATAACCTCTTTTTGAGTTTCATCAACTTCTGTTGGTGGCAAAAATCCAAGCATACTGCTTGCCATAACTACATCATATCCACCTTTTTGTGATGCTTTAATTGGCACATTGATACAAGTCCACTTGAATTCAAAAGGTTTCATAAATTCATAACGATAAATATCATCCCTCTTCTCCTTAGGTGAATTCATCATTTTCTTATAAATTTCATCTGAACGAACAAGTGTAATATTCATTTCAAATCATCTCCTTGAACAATAATATACACTATTACGCAACGTCAGAGTCAATATATTATTTGATGAATACCTGTAAAATTAAAAACTAGCTTCTTGATTGCAGTACTTATAATTTAAATTTGACGTACTGATGTCATATTTACAATGATATATTAATCTTAAATCAAGATATTAATTATGAAGGAGATAAGATTATGGAACAAAAAATATGTCAAAGTTGTGGTATGCCTCTAGAAAAAGAAGGGCTTTTCGGAAAAAATTCAGATGGTTCAAGAAATAAAGACTATTGTTGTTACTGCTTTCCTGATGGAGAATTTTCTAAAGATGAAACTATGGAAGAAATGATAGAAAGCTGCATTCAATTTGAAATAGAGGCCGGTTGTCCAGATGCAGAAACAGCAAGAGCTAAAATGATGGAATATATGCCAACCTTAAAACGCTGGAAAAAGAATTAAAACAAAGGGACTGGATAATTTTGTGCAATATCATAAAACTATTCAGTCTTTTTTTACATGTATATATAGTTAAAATAGTGAGTTATAACTCTTTCAGATTGGATATATATGTGTTTCAAATTTATCTGCTTAAATTTTATGCTTAAGTTTATTTATGGTATGAGGGAGTATTAATTGCCAATTGTTCTTCCAGCGATATATAAAATTAATTTTGCTTCTTCTTCTGGTGATTTCAAGCAATCTGAGCCAATCCATTCTTTAAGAAGCCTTACTGTTCCATACTGAACATACGAAGCAATTGCCTTCTTTTTATCCAACTCAAGACTCTCTGGAAGATTTCTAATGACCATCTGATCAAACTGTGGAAGTGAGATTTTGATGTGATTCATTAAGTCATAATTATCTTGATCTAGCACAAGTTTTATAAATTCAACATGGTCTTTTATATATTCTAGAACCTTAGTGAGACATTCATCGATATTTTTCCCTACAGCAAGATCATTTATAATAGTAAATGAGGTGTTTTGTATGTACGCCTCAGCAATTTCATTTAATACATCATATTGACTTCCATAGTGATTATAGAAAGTAGTACGATTAACTCCTGCAACTTGACATAATTCCCGTATAGATATTTTATTAATATTACGTGTCTTTAACATTTCTAATAAAGCCTCACTGATTAAGCGCTTTGTTAGCATAACTCTCTGATTAACATTATTTTTTTCTGACATAGCTCCTCCATTGAATTCGACATTTTCAAAACATCTGTCGGTTGTAAAATAAACATATGTTGATATTATTATATATTATAAAGTAGTAATGAAACAAGTCAATGAAAAGGAGATGTAAAAATGAAAAAAAAGATAAAAAAGATATTAACAGTAGTAGTTGTGTGTATTATGCTTGTGATAATACTCATTGGAGGTTATGAAATCAAAGAAAATATCCAAATTAACAAAATTGTGAAATCACATAAAATAGAACAAACATCAAAGCAGAGCAATGCTATAATAAGCAATGACAAGAATGATTCTAAGCATATTACAACTGCAGTTCAGCAGATCATGATAGGAACACTGTGTAATAATTACGATAATGCTTTACAAACATTACTAAATATCAAAGCTGCTGGTTATGAAGCTATCGAATTAAATGATTTTATGATTCACAAGTCTTCTATTGCAGTAAAACTAATGACAAGTTTCTCGGGAATGCCTATTGGAAATGGTGGCAAGCTTGATTGGCCAAAGCTGATCAAAGAAAGTGGACTAAAAGTCATAAGTCTGCACAGTGATCTGAAAAGCATCGAGAATAATGCTAAAGCTATAGCAGATGAAGCTAAAAGTCTAGGAACAGATACTGTAGTTATTACTGGTATGTACAAATTTGATTATAGCAGTTTAGATGAGGTGGAAAAGCTTGCCCAACGTCTGAATCAAGCTGGAAAAGTTCTTTCGAAGGAAGGAATACATCTTTTGTATCACAATCATAATTGTGAACTACAAAAGGTAACCCCCGAAAAAACAGCTTATGACATTATAACCAGAAAAACAAATTCTGAATATGTCAACTTTGAGTTTGATAGCTACTGGATGACAGATGGTGGTGCTAATGTTCCAGCTTTGATGGAACAACTGGGTAGTAGAATAAAATTATGGCATATTAATGACCGTGGTTGCAGTAAATCAGGTCCTTATATGACACCAATACTAGAAGAAAATGCAACTGAATTGGGGCACGGAAATATCGATCTTGATACACTTTCAGCAATTGCTATAAAAAATGGAGTCGAAGGTGTTGTATTAGAAACTCATAAAAATTGGGTGGATAATGATCCAATTAAGAGCATCCAGGTTAGTGCAGAATATATGAAGAA comes from Clostridium sp. TW13 and encodes:
- a CDS encoding TetR/AcrR family transcriptional regulator: MSEKNNVNQRVMLTKRLISEALLEMLKTRNINKISIRELCQVAGVNRTTFYNHYGSQYDVLNEIAEAYIQNTSFTIINDLAVGKNIDECLTKVLEYIKDHVEFIKLVLDQDNYDLMNHIKISLPQFDQMVIRNLPESLELDKKKAIASYVQYGTVRLLKEWIGSDCLKSPEEEAKLILYIAGRTIGN
- a CDS encoding sugar phosphate isomerase/epimerase family protein, whose protein sequence is MKKKIKKILTVVVVCIMLVIILIGGYEIKENIQINKIVKSHKIEQTSKQSNAIISNDKNDSKHITTAVQQIMIGTLCNNYDNALQTLLNIKAAGYEAIELNDFMIHKSSIAVKLMTSFSGMPIGNGGKLDWPKLIKESGLKVISLHSDLKSIENNAKAIADEAKSLGTDTVVITGMYKFDYSSLDEVEKLAQRLNQAGKVLSKEGIHLLYHNHNCELQKVTPEKTAYDIITRKTNSEYVNFEFDSYWMTDGGANVPALMEQLGSRIKLWHINDRGCSKSGPYMTPILEENATELGHGNIDLDTLSAIAIKNGVEGVVLETHKNWVDNDPIKSIQVSAEYMKKKFANK
- a CDS encoding zinc ribbon domain-containing protein gives rise to the protein MEQKICQSCGMPLEKEGLFGKNSDGSRNKDYCCYCFPDGEFSKDETMEEMIESCIQFEIEAGCPDAETARAKMMEYMPTLKRWKKN
- a CDS encoding DUF2268 domain-containing protein; its protein translation is MNITLVRSDEIYKKMMNSPKEKRDDIYRYEFMKPFEFKWTCINVPIKASQKGGYDVVMASSMLGFLPPTEVDETQKEVIDLISDDNLWRSCEKTIKDSLERFTKLGYELPVKDYKFSLTLANPQSPYISNSDGYAGDGGIPGYIFVGLVPNEYTISRIPAALAHECNHNVRWQFEKWSMNVTLADMMISEGIAENFATSMFGEEMVGPWVSKTDIKELNDYIKPIIKEGLDATGFENISAYLWGDELAAVQGYFPVGLPYCAGYACGYYMIKHYLKKTGKSIEEATLTPTAEIMNEIEDFWDEETA